In Leptospira selangorensis, the following are encoded in one genomic region:
- the serC gene encoding 3-phosphoserine/phosphohydroxythreonine transaminase: MSKFERRIYNFCAGPAMLPTPVMEKAASEFLNYRGSGMSIMEDSHRGKLFEEVLDTSLSLLRELLSVPENYEIMFLSGGASLHFSALPLNLLKDGESADFAVTGIWAKKAMEEALRFNPVKKIYDGEDHKYTESPELNDSMVNPGAAYVYITSNNTLLGTRYATIPNITKAPLIADMTSEILSRKIDISKFGAIFAGAQKNIGPSGLSVLIIRKDLLGRSGRTIPILMDYALTAKNKSMYNTPPTYSIYMAKLVFEWLKDLGGVEKIEKINEEKAKILYDYLETTSFYNAPVKPNSRSVMNVVFTIHDKNLESKFLAGAEERGLHGLEGHRLVGGLRASIYNSMPKEGVIALVGYMKEFEKKA, translated from the coding sequence ATGAGCAAATTTGAGCGCCGAATCTACAATTTTTGCGCAGGTCCTGCGATGTTACCCACTCCAGTCATGGAGAAGGCGGCTTCTGAGTTTCTAAACTACCGCGGGTCCGGTATGTCCATTATGGAAGATAGCCATAGGGGAAAACTTTTTGAAGAAGTCCTCGATACTTCCCTTTCCTTGCTCAGAGAATTATTATCTGTTCCGGAAAATTACGAAATTATGTTTCTTTCCGGAGGAGCTAGCCTTCACTTCTCCGCCCTGCCCTTAAATCTTCTGAAAGATGGAGAGTCCGCTGACTTTGCGGTCACAGGTATCTGGGCTAAGAAGGCTATGGAAGAAGCACTTAGATTCAACCCGGTCAAAAAAATTTATGACGGAGAAGATCATAAATACACCGAGTCTCCTGAACTCAATGACTCCATGGTAAATCCAGGAGCAGCTTATGTTTATATCACTTCTAATAATACTTTATTAGGAACTCGTTATGCAACGATTCCGAATATCACTAAGGCACCTTTGATTGCGGACATGACTTCCGAAATTCTTTCTAGAAAGATAGACATTAGCAAGTTTGGCGCGATATTCGCAGGGGCACAAAAAAATATCGGGCCATCGGGATTAAGCGTTCTGATCATCCGCAAAGATTTACTTGGACGTTCCGGCAGAACTATTCCTATATTGATGGATTATGCACTGACTGCTAAAAACAAATCCATGTACAATACTCCTCCTACATATTCCATCTACATGGCCAAACTTGTATTCGAATGGTTAAAGGATCTAGGTGGAGTGGAGAAGATCGAAAAGATCAATGAGGAGAAGGCCAAAATTTTATACGATTATTTGGAAACCACTTCCTTCTATAATGCTCCCGTAAAACCGAATTCAAGATCAGTAATGAACGTTGTGTTCACGATTCATGACAAAAATTTAGAATCTAAGTTTTTAGCAGGAGCGGAAGAAAGAGGGCTTCATGGATTAGAAGGTCATAGACTTGTAGGTGGTTTAAGGGCTTCTATCTATAATTCCATGCCTAAAGAAGGTGTGATCGCTCTAGTAGGATACATGAAGGAATTCGAGAAGAAGGCCTAA
- the rpiB gene encoding ribose 5-phosphate isomerase B produces the protein MKKIGIASDHGGFELKEYLRKELADSIEILDFGTKDETSVDYPLVIADACKKVLSKEVDGLIALCGTGIGASIAANRHKGIRAALCHDEFTAEMSRRHNNANVLVLGGRVLGKDLAARIVQKWLNTSFEAGRHERRVGQLDTIV, from the coding sequence ATGAAAAAAATTGGCATCGCATCCGATCACGGTGGATTCGAACTTAAAGAATACCTTCGCAAAGAATTGGCGGACTCGATAGAGATCCTGGACTTCGGCACAAAGGATGAGACCTCTGTGGATTATCCTTTAGTAATCGCGGACGCCTGCAAAAAAGTACTCTCTAAAGAAGTGGATGGACTGATTGCATTATGTGGAACAGGAATCGGAGCTTCTATCGCAGCAAACCGTCATAAGGGGATCAGAGCTGCTCTTTGCCATGATGAGTTCACAGCAGAAATGTCTCGTCGCCATAACAATGCAAACGTATTGGTATTAGGCGGAAGAGTTTTAGGCAAAGACCTTGCTGCCCGCATCGTACAAAAATGGTTGAACACCTCTTTCGAAGCCGGACGCCATGAAAGAAGAGTGGGTCAGTTAGACACCATCGTTTAA
- a CDS encoding tetratricopeptide repeat protein: MRTLCCILLFCASLSSYYPQEENRREWNKAAKQKVLLLHQSGKEAESLPFLEEYVKKNPNELIYKLYLARALFWRADLELPGHSEDVFSRMEKVRKIRDNYLRAAGLFEENVGYLGKVSPRDPDLGKWTFLWAMSEWYAGREDRAIQLFKKSFKHDFRLNQANYNIAAIYENLGQILDSQIYYGTYLKNEKELKEEE; this comes from the coding sequence ATGCGCACTCTCTGTTGTATCCTTTTGTTTTGTGCAAGTTTATCTTCTTATTATCCTCAAGAAGAAAATAGAAGAGAATGGAATAAAGCAGCAAAACAAAAAGTTTTACTTCTTCACCAAAGTGGGAAAGAAGCTGAGAGTCTTCCCTTCTTAGAAGAATATGTTAAAAAAAATCCGAATGAATTGATCTATAAACTTTATCTGGCTAGGGCTCTTTTTTGGAGAGCAGACTTGGAATTGCCGGGTCATTCCGAAGATGTATTTTCCAGAATGGAGAAGGTCCGAAAGATCAGAGACAATTACCTCCGAGCAGCGGGTCTGTTCGAAGAGAATGTTGGTTATTTAGGAAAGGTAAGTCCTAGGGATCCCGATTTGGGAAAGTGGACCTTTTTATGGGCAATGTCGGAGTGGTATGCCGGCCGCGAAGATAGGGCCATCCAGCTATTTAAGAAGTCTTTTAAGCATGATTTTCGCCTGAACCAGGCGAATTATAATATCGCAGCTATTTACGAAAACTTGGGACAGATACTAGATTCTCAAATTTATTACGGAACCTACTTGAAAAACGAAAAGGAACTGAAAGAAGAGGAGTAA